From Chryseobacterium gallinarum, one genomic window encodes:
- a CDS encoding PIG-L family deacetylase yields the protein MFKKVSTVFILGFYTVFCSAQQVRPSKSSEIYRELKTLKQLPKVLYLAAHPDDENTGLLSWLINDQNVETGYLSLTRGDGGQNLLGTEQGAALGLIRTHELLEARKLDGAQQFFTRAIDFGFSKNTTDTFKQWDENSITADVVWVIRQFRPDVIICRFPPTAAAGHGQHAASAVVAEKAFRLAGDKTAFPDQLKYVNVWQPKRVLWNTFRFGGVNTTAENQLKVTVGQYDAQLGMGYGELAGLSRSLHKSQGAGTQSVAGIRTEYFAHVAGEPAKATLFDGIIKTWTSQGNADIDQSLDKIISAFNFNNPELSLPALLALRKKVMVIQDSALRKDKIKSLDRIILSCAGFMGEVVTSQPEAVAGDHYLFRLNLIARAVNPVVLENVKWLSQSESFNRKLSKDSLITIEHDIQIPADAALTEPYWLSKPATNAATFSVPDDTLIGLPEAESPLNILLDLKIGSEKFQVKLPLSFKKLDPVRGDVVEALRIVPALELKFTQPLYLVKDNEDLHVSLNVKVNSNKQFTKGVLNLMYNGERLGGTDVSSLNGKDTTIDYIIPKDKLATIHSSRLPLDASFVADGVTYNKKQVLIQYPHLPSLQYFAPATVTVMKGDIQAKVKKVGYIEGAGDFIPDFLRIAGIQVDVLKDEDFYGNIDESAGSGSQNKLSQYDAIVLGVRANNTEKKLGRWIPFLWSYVKAGGNLVMQYNTNQDTTVNQLGMYSFSIANKRVTEENAAVRFLNPNHKLLNFPNKITADDFKGWVQERGAYFPSQWDAAYEPLFEMHDTDEEPLQGSTLYARYGKGNFIYTPLAFFRQLPAGNVGAARLFFNFLSAQKN from the coding sequence ATGTTTAAAAAAGTAAGCACTGTATTTATTCTTGGCTTTTATACGGTTTTCTGTTCGGCCCAGCAGGTCCGGCCTTCCAAATCATCTGAAATTTACCGCGAACTCAAAACCCTTAAACAGCTGCCTAAAGTTTTATACCTTGCAGCTCATCCCGATGATGAGAATACAGGATTGCTCTCCTGGTTAATCAACGATCAGAATGTAGAAACAGGCTATTTGTCTTTAACCAGAGGAGATGGTGGTCAGAATTTACTAGGCACAGAGCAAGGTGCAGCATTGGGGTTAATCAGAACGCATGAGCTTTTAGAGGCAAGAAAGTTAGATGGTGCCCAGCAGTTTTTTACCCGTGCGATTGATTTCGGGTTCTCTAAAAATACGACTGATACCTTTAAACAATGGGATGAAAATAGCATTACAGCGGACGTTGTCTGGGTTATCCGTCAATTCCGTCCTGATGTTATCATTTGCCGTTTTCCTCCTACGGCTGCGGCAGGTCATGGACAACATGCAGCTTCGGCTGTGGTAGCAGAAAAAGCTTTTAGGCTGGCAGGCGATAAAACCGCTTTTCCGGATCAACTGAAATATGTTAATGTATGGCAACCGAAACGTGTACTATGGAATACTTTCCGTTTTGGCGGAGTCAATACGACCGCTGAAAATCAACTGAAAGTTACCGTTGGACAATATGATGCGCAATTGGGAATGGGGTATGGCGAATTGGCAGGATTAAGCAGAAGCTTACATAAAAGCCAGGGTGCGGGAACACAGTCTGTAGCCGGTATCAGAACTGAATACTTTGCCCACGTTGCCGGCGAGCCTGCAAAAGCAACACTTTTTGACGGAATCATTAAAACCTGGACTTCACAAGGAAATGCTGATATTGATCAATCATTGGATAAAATTATTTCCGCTTTCAATTTCAATAATCCGGAGCTTAGCTTGCCTGCTTTACTTGCTTTGCGAAAAAAGGTTATGGTAATCCAGGATTCAGCCCTAAGAAAGGATAAAATTAAATCACTTGACCGTATCATTTTAAGCTGTGCCGGCTTTATGGGCGAGGTGGTTACCAGTCAACCTGAGGCGGTTGCCGGCGATCATTACCTTTTCAGGTTAAATCTGATTGCAAGAGCTGTAAATCCTGTTGTTTTAGAAAATGTAAAATGGCTCAGTCAATCAGAAAGCTTCAACAGAAAACTATCAAAAGATTCTTTAATTACCATTGAGCATGATATTCAGATTCCTGCAGATGCAGCACTTACCGAACCTTACTGGTTGTCCAAACCAGCTACGAATGCAGCAACTTTCTCTGTTCCGGATGATACTTTGATCGGTTTGCCTGAGGCAGAATCGCCGCTTAATATTTTACTTGATCTAAAAATCGGTTCGGAAAAATTTCAGGTTAAACTTCCTTTATCTTTTAAAAAATTAGACCCGGTGCGTGGTGATGTGGTCGAAGCCCTGCGCATTGTTCCTGCATTGGAACTGAAATTTACACAACCTCTTTATTTGGTCAAAGATAATGAAGATTTACATGTAAGTTTAAATGTTAAGGTTAATTCTAACAAACAGTTTACTAAAGGAGTTCTCAACCTGATGTATAACGGAGAACGGTTAGGCGGCACTGATGTAAGTTCTCTCAATGGAAAAGATACTACCATTGATTACATTATTCCAAAAGATAAGCTTGCCACAATACACTCATCCCGCCTGCCATTGGATGCCAGTTTTGTTGCAGATGGAGTCACGTATAATAAAAAACAGGTATTAATTCAGTACCCGCATTTACCCTCCTTACAATATTTTGCGCCTGCCACGGTAACGGTAATGAAGGGTGATATCCAGGCAAAAGTTAAAAAAGTAGGTTACATAGAAGGTGCGGGTGATTTCATTCCTGATTTTCTGCGCATTGCAGGTATTCAGGTAGATGTCCTGAAAGACGAAGATTTTTATGGAAACATAGATGAATCTGCTGGAAGTGGGAGTCAAAACAAGCTGTCACAATATGATGCTATCGTACTTGGTGTTCGAGCCAACAACACAGAGAAAAAGCTGGGTCGCTGGATACCTTTTTTATGGTCTTATGTGAAAGCCGGGGGCAATCTGGTGATGCAGTATAACACCAACCAGGATACAACCGTTAATCAATTGGGAATGTACAGTTTCAGTATTGCCAATAAGCGGGTTACCGAAGAAAATGCCGCGGTTAGGTTTTTAAATCCCAATCATAAATTACTGAACTTTCCGAATAAAATTACTGCGGATGACTTTAAAGGCTGGGTACAGGAGCGGGGTGCCTATTTCCCTTCTCAATGGGATGCAGCGTATGAACCGCTTTTTGAAATGCACGATACAGACGAAGAGCCACTGCAGGGATCCACTTTATATGCCCGATACGGGAAGGGTAATTTTATTTACACCCCATTGGCCTTTTTCAGACAGCTGCCTGCGGGAAATGTGGGGGCGGCACGTTTATTTTTTAACTTTTTATCTGCACAGAAAAACTGA
- a CDS encoding sodium:solute symporter, which produces MSNIDWTVLIFTLVVVVVYGVFTGRGQKNNESYLKADNKMPWYIVLLGIMATQASAITFLSAPGQAYTDGMRFVQYYFGLPLAMIVICITFIPIFQRLNVYTAYEYLENRFDKKTRVLTSLLFLFSRGLSTGISIYAPSIILSSVLNWNIYVTNVLTGGILLIYTYIGGAKAIAHTQKLQFLIILGTMAFAGYLLIQNMPDGIGFNDALYLAGKSGKLNVITTEFDWKDKYNIWSGLIGGFFLALSYFGTDQSQVGRYITAKDNTNAKMGLLLNGLVKIPMQFAILLIGGLLFAFFSLKPAPIYFNERSYQYLKETKPEQAAVFEKEHQDLQIQFNEESKEILKLKETHSPQLRKAIQDFKNTQSQVKALHGRVEEAINNSNYNAEKTDTNYIFLYFVKNTLPAGMIGLLFAVIFLASWGSISAALNSLAACSLKDVHLIFRKETPDDATELKYSRLHTLAWGIFSIGVAMFATQMGSLIEAVNVLGSLFYGPILGIFLVAFYYKKITGSNVFIAAILSEIAVIAVYQFNIVSFLWLNVIGAAAVIIFSAIGLLFYKPKVVNS; this is translated from the coding sequence ATGAGTAATATAGATTGGACAGTTCTTATTTTTACACTTGTTGTAGTGGTGGTTTACGGTGTATTCACCGGTCGTGGCCAGAAAAACAACGAATCCTACCTGAAAGCAGATAATAAAATGCCCTGGTACATTGTCCTTTTAGGTATTATGGCTACCCAGGCAAGTGCCATTACCTTTCTTTCAGCGCCGGGCCAGGCGTACACAGACGGCATGCGTTTCGTTCAGTATTACTTTGGTTTGCCTTTGGCAATGATTGTGATCTGTATCACTTTCATCCCGATTTTTCAACGCTTGAATGTTTATACCGCCTACGAATATTTGGAGAACCGTTTTGATAAGAAAACAAGGGTGCTCACTTCTCTACTTTTCCTTTTTTCCAGAGGCTTGTCAACGGGTATCAGTATTTACGCTCCGAGTATCATCTTGTCAAGCGTTTTAAACTGGAATATTTATGTAACCAATGTTTTAACAGGTGGGATCCTGTTGATTTATACCTATATTGGCGGTGCAAAAGCGATTGCTCATACCCAGAAGCTACAGTTTCTCATTATCCTGGGAACAATGGCATTTGCAGGATATCTGCTTATTCAGAATATGCCGGATGGAATTGGTTTTAATGATGCGCTGTATCTGGCAGGAAAATCCGGAAAGCTCAATGTCATCACCACAGAATTCGATTGGAAAGATAAATACAATATCTGGAGCGGGCTGATTGGCGGTTTTTTTCTGGCACTTTCTTACTTTGGTACGGACCAGAGCCAGGTAGGAAGGTATATTACTGCAAAGGATAATACCAATGCAAAAATGGGCTTGCTGCTGAACGGATTGGTTAAAATTCCGATGCAGTTTGCTATTCTCCTGATCGGTGGTTTGCTTTTCGCATTCTTTTCTCTGAAACCGGCCCCGATTTATTTTAACGAACGCTCTTATCAATATTTAAAAGAAACAAAACCTGAACAGGCTGCGGTTTTTGAAAAAGAACATCAGGATTTACAAATACAATTTAATGAAGAATCGAAGGAAATTCTAAAGTTGAAAGAAACCCATTCTCCCCAACTCCGAAAAGCAATTCAGGATTTTAAAAACACACAAAGCCAGGTAAAAGCACTTCACGGCAGGGTAGAGGAAGCGATCAATAATTCAAACTATAATGCGGAAAAGACGGATACGAATTACATTTTCCTGTATTTCGTAAAAAATACATTGCCTGCAGGGATGATCGGTTTGCTGTTTGCCGTCATCTTTCTGGCTAGCTGGGGTTCCATTTCGGCAGCGCTGAATTCCCTTGCCGCCTGCTCATTAAAAGATGTTCATTTGATATTCAGAAAAGAAACTCCTGATGATGCCACCGAATTGAAGTATAGCCGCCTGCATACTTTAGCCTGGGGGATTTTCTCAATCGGTGTAGCTATGTTTGCCACGCAAATGGGGTCCCTTATTGAAGCGGTTAATGTATTGGGTTCTCTTTTCTACGGCCCGATATTGGGGATTTTTCTGGTCGCATTTTACTATAAAAAAATCACCGGTTCCAATGTATTTATTGCTGCAATACTATCAGAAATTGCGGTTATTGCCGTTTATCAGTTCAATATCGTTTCTTTTCTTTGGCTTAATGTAATTGGGGCAGCAGCAGTCATTATATTTTCTGCAATAGGGTTGTTGTTTTATAAGCCGAAAGTAGTAAATTCGTAA
- a CDS encoding DUF2911 domain-containing protein produces the protein MKTIIKSAAVLVATMTISLNAFAQDTKKPASPPATATGKIKDATITINYSSPSVKGRTIWGGLEAYDKVWRAGANEATTFETDKDITVQGKKLPKGKYSFFLIPKESGTWTAIFNKESKQWGAYKYDQAKDALRVDVKTKALPATQETLVYKINSNGFTMDWDKISVPVEIK, from the coding sequence ATGAAAACCATCATTAAATCTGCTGCTGTCCTTGTTGCGACAATGACAATCTCCTTGAATGCCTTTGCACAGGACACTAAAAAACCTGCCAGCCCTCCGGCTACTGCTACAGGAAAAATTAAAGATGCAACCATTACAATAAACTATAGCAGTCCTTCCGTTAAAGGACGTACCATCTGGGGTGGTTTAGAAGCTTACGATAAAGTCTGGCGTGCGGGTGCCAATGAAGCAACTACTTTCGAAACGGATAAGGATATTACCGTTCAGGGTAAAAAGCTGCCTAAAGGTAAATATAGCTTTTTCCTAATCCCCAAAGAAAGCGGAACCTGGACTGCAATTTTTAATAAAGAATCCAAACAATGGGGCGCTTATAAGTATGATCAAGCTAAAGATGCTTTACGCGTTGATGTAAAAACAAAAGCCTTACCGGCAACACAGGAAACTTTAGTTTATAAAATAAACAGTAATGGATTCACAATGGATTGGGATAAAATCTCAGTACCTGTAGAGATCAAATAA